The Vicia villosa cultivar HV-30 ecotype Madison, WI linkage group LG1, Vvil1.0, whole genome shotgun sequence genome includes a region encoding these proteins:
- the LOC131603089 gene encoding nuclear transcription factor Y subunit B-5-like codes for MVDNNINIGGSSFDNENSGIKEQDRLLPIANVGRIMKQILPQNAKISKESKETMQECVSEFISFVTSEASEKCRKERRKTVNGDDICWALATLGFDDYAEPMRRYLHRYRELEVDRTPNANNIVQDRGN; via the coding sequence ATGGtggacaacaacatcaacattggAGGAAGTTCTTTTGATAACGAAAACAGTGGCATTAAGGAACAAGATCGGTTGTTACCAATAGCAAATGTAGGGAGGATAATGAAGCAGATATTACCACAGAATGCAAAAATCTCAAAggaatcaaaagaaacaatgcaAGAGTGTGTTTCGGAGTTCATAAGCTTTGTGACAAGTGAAGCATCAGAGAAATGCAGGAAGGAAAGAAGAAAGACAGTGAATGGTGATGATATCTGTTGGGCTTTAGCTACACTTGGCTTTGATGATTATGCTGAACCAATGAGAAGGTATTTGCATAGATATAGAGAATTAGAGGTTGATAGAACACCAAATGCTAATAATATTGTTCAAGATAGAGGAAATTAA